In Cicer arietinum cultivar CDC Frontier isolate Library 1 chromosome 7, Cicar.CDCFrontier_v2.0, whole genome shotgun sequence, the genomic window CATTGCGGTAATACATTTACTTGGAcattgtatataatttttacaaCAATAGTCAATAATCATTCACCAATATAGAACAATGACAATGATTTTTTTGGAAATTGTATTGACtttatctaaattattttaaaggacacgtatattttatttaatttcaaaaaatactCATTTCTTttatatctattaaaaaaattatatactttttttaaattagagtTTTCACTTTAAGtcataaatacataaattatatttttaatagcaCAATCGAAATATATATTGAGTCTTTTTAATACGACGAATTAAAGTATAATTGCATCCTTTGAAAGAAtacaattttccttttttgtATTCAATTTAAGGGAAATTGATTTACTTCCCCTAAGGTCACCTTAAATAACAATAACACCATCTAGTTAATGTTGTCAAACTCTAGATCCTACCTAAAATCTTTAGGATATAGAAAAAACATAGATCGTAGTATGGTAATACGAATCTTAAGATCTCACAAAATAGACAAAATTATAccataaaattaagaaaaataaccttaacataaaaaatttcGTTAGTTCAATAAAATGTCACAAGTTTAAAaccatttaatttaatcatttaatttaagaattagaaattgaaacaGAGGCTTAAAACGAAGACTTAACAAGCAGAGCAGAATACGAAGGTGCCTCTGAGGAATACGAAGGAGCAAATAAAAAGTCACAAGCTTAAAAccatttaatttaatctttaatcTAAGTATTAGAAATTGAAATAGAGGCTTAAAATCAAGACTTAGAAAACGAGCAAAGTAGAATACGAAAGGTGCCTCTGAGGAATACGAAGGAGCATAATACGAGTAGAGCAGAATATAAAGGAGAAAATTACGAGCAGAGAAGAGCACTGCCTCATGCGCATGTTGCTGGGTGCTGCTACCTTCAAAACCTCATGTGCGTGCCTTTTCTCTATGGGAAACAAGCATAATACAAATGCGAAGAGGTGCAAAACCGGACCAGAGCATGAGTTTTACAACCAGGTCGAAACAACATAAATGGGTCAGAGCTTCGCGAAACAACGCTTCTTCTACGCGACGAGGAGCGGCGCTCCCACGCTTCCTCTCCGCACTTACCGATCTAGGTCATACAACATTTTTTCCTTCGCTCTAACACTATTCACGTTCAAAAAACACATAAGATCTTAGGATGTTATGCTTTAGAGTTGGCTCCTAACAACTTTgcatttagttttgaaaaactCTCAGTTCCCTATATTCACTCAAAAAACTgctttaaacatttttttgtcACACTTATATTTATTCATGTCATTTACTATAAGACACACTACTTTAATTTGTAAAAGTACGATTATACATctaatatttacaattttaaaatatattgttatgTTTTTAGTAGTACAATCGAAATGTGTATTATAgtgtttgtttttataaatgacATACAAAATTAAGagtaatagaaaataaatactaTATACAAATTTTGTAGTGAGTATAAGAAAAATgagtattttttcaaaattggaAGAAATATTACTAACAACTTTAAAGTGATCTCATTGAAGAAATATTATACACAACTTTTGTAGTGAGTACAAGAGAATGAATCTTAGTGTCATTTAAAGGGTAAATGCAATTTCCCCatcaatttattaaaacaaCATTTAATAACCACTCTTGTTGAATATAACCGTTTTCTATCTATTAAAACCAAAATTGTTCTGTTCTGTGTTAAATACAGAACCGTTCTCTGATCATGATAAGCGCACAACGTCTCCTTTCAAATTTTGTAGAAACAACTCATCTGCCAAAACCCTCACAAATCAAACTTATACAATCGAGATTGAACACGGTGCTCGTAAAGGAACGAATGGCGTTGTTCTGCGAGGTATGCTTAGTTTGCATATTCATCCCTTTTCCAACTATTTTTCTTAAGGAATGCATACTCATAACCGATTCACATgcatttttgtgtattttaccATTCTAGGGATTCGTACTAAAATGATTACTATGTTTTTGCACCTAGCAGAACATATCAATGGTATAGGGAAGTTCACGTCTGTCTCAGTAATTTTTTGCATCCAGGTAACAAAAAGCTTACCAATAGATCAATAAATTTGTAGCTTACTGGTTTGAGTTTAGATTTAAGACCtgtaaactatatattattCAGTTAGACCAATTTGGTTATTTggttcaaaatatattttactaaaactCAATATCCAACTTTAAGATTGGTAAATTAATTAGGTTTGCAAATTTTATTAAGAATGTTATCCTGTATGAAATCCTACATACATATTCGATCTATTTCACATTATGATTATcatttatcatatatcaatttaCATCCTCATGGATGATTTATGTAGGACGAGTTTGTCTtatattaataagaaaaatttgTTGAATTATAAGAGTTTAATGGGTGTGCAATGTcggtgtaaaactattttaattacaCTAACATCCAACCACAACTATTGATTgtatagttatttattttatccaacATGTACAACTTACAATAATATGGCGACCTATAAAAATTAAGGACTCTTCATAGCTGTCagtgttaaattattttacattgacaGTGCATGGTCCCTTTTCTTGAATTATAATCCTGTCTTGAAACAATGCTTTATGTTTTGGTCATATTGTCACCATTGTCAAGTACGTAGTTGTGAGACCTAGAGGATGATAATCGGCATCTGAAAGTTAATATTGAGATAAATGATACTTGCAGCTTTTACTTGGAAGATTATAGAGCATTGTCTCTGTATGGAGTCTCAGGTAGAAAGTTGAGTGTTGGTAAGAGTGTAGAGTAACATATTATTTGGCATAGTTAAGGATGTTGTAAGTATAGAGAAGATAGACTAAGAATTTTATTTCGTATTTTATACTTAGTTAGAATATTATAAGGTTGGAATATTTATTTAGTGGAGATGAATAAGATGTATATCtttaaattagttaataatCCTAAGTATATTTTAGCATTGCTAATAAGTAGTGTATCATTACATTTTGAGGCTCAAGTAGGTTTAGTCTTTCAAATACTACTCATTTTAAGGAGTCGATTTTGTTATGAATGATAAAAGTCTTTGTATATATTCCTTATTCCTTATATCTCAGAAGAAGAAACACAACACTCCAAAATCAATTAATCAAAACACTCCacacttacaaaaaaaaaaaaatactacctTAAAATACATTTCAATAACATTCCACTTGTagtattgtaaaaataaaatccctCTACTTGTAGAGAAGAAAATAACTAGACCTCACTTGCGCCAAGAACCAAGGTTTTGATTTTGGTTAGTGACGAAATAACATCTGTCATATTAATTCTTGCCTCGGGTGAATATTGACAACAATTCAAGGCTAAACCAAAGATAGATGACATATAAGTCAATATGTCATCAACTTGTTCACCATTTTGTTGGACTAAATTAGAATCCACAACCTCCATTATTGAATTAGGCAATGATTCACTGAtccatgttttcaaacttagtTCTCCAACAAACATATCATCCGTTGGCTTTCTTCTTGTGAAGATTTCCATCAGCATAATCCCATAGCTGTACACATCTCCTTTCATAGAAACTATTCCCTTAGATCCATACTCTGCattttaatacaataaaatCTTCTTAAGTATAATAAAAATGACTAAATTGTTATAAACtagttaataattattaaatcatttcttttctttatttcatgTCAAAATGAGCAAGGAGTTCATAATATCCACTTTtcttatatacttttttatgagCAGAAATCAAATTTGATATATGGGGTTTAAAactctcaaacacacattaactACTAACCTTTtctacaaaatcaaataaattggtTAAGactgaaaatataaagaaggaAATGTAAAGTAAAAGAAGAGAAATGACCTGGTGCAAGGTATCCAAGAGTAGCCAAAGTTTGTGTATGAGTCTTAGACTGTCCTTCATCTAAGAGCTTGGCAATACCAAAATCACTAACATGTGCAACCATATTTTCATCCAACAACACATTAGTAGGCTTTAGATCACAATGAACCACTTGTACTGAAGAACCATGATGGAGATATTCCAAAGCATATGCAACATCTATCATTATATTTAACCTTTGCAAGAAATTTAAACAATAGTTATCTGAATATAACCATTTGTCCACACTTCCATTTGACATGAACTCCATCACCAATGCTTTGAAATCAAGATTTGAACAACTACTGATAATCTTAACCAAATTTCGATGTCGTAGATTTCTCATTGCATTGCATTCTGCATCAAAGCTCCTTGATTTCGCCTCCGAGTGTAAATCAATTACTTTAACTGCAATCATCTGTCCATCAGGAAGCTTCCCCTGATACACTGAGCCAAAGCTCCCTCTTCCAAGTAAATTACTCTCATTGAGCCCATTAGTTGCTTTCACAAGTTCATAATAGGATATTCTTCTTGGAGCTCCTAAAGTTGATAAACCCCTTTCAACATTATTTTCAACCTTTTTCCTTTTATGTTTTACAAGTATTATGCAACCAACAACTAAAATAGTCGACACAAACACAATTAAAGGCAATAGGATTTTGATTAATAGCTTCTTTGTAGTTGACCTTTTCTTAACTTGTTTAACACAAGGAGGTACATGTAGGCGAGGATCGCCGCAAAGCGCTTCATTATTCATGAAAGATTGAGCTGTGAATGTTTTGAACTGTCCACCATCAGGAATCTCTCCTTGTAAACTATTATATGAGAAGTTGATGTATTGAAGATAACGAAGTGATGCTAAGGATTTTGGAATAACACCAGTTAACAAATTTTGAGACAAATCCAAAGATATCAAACTTGCCATATCATCAAATGATGTTGGAATTGATCCATACAGTTTGTTATGTGCTAAAGAGAGAGTCTGTAATGTTTTCAAGAAACTGATTGTTGTAGGAATGTTGcttgaaaaataatttcttGATAGATCTAATAATACAATTGCTCTTAAATTCCCAATCTCAAGTGGAAGATTACCAATGAAATTATTAGAGGAAAAATTCACCTCTAAGATATCTTTGAGACTCCAAAGAGAAGAAGGTATCCTAGAGTTCAAACTATTAGATCCTATGTGTAGTTTTCTAAGAGAAGTCATTTTTACCATACATTTTGGTAAAACTCCAGATAGCTTATTATTTTCTAGATTCAACTCACTCAAACTCTCAATCTCACAAAGCTCCTCAATAAATGATCCTTGTAGTCCATTGTAGCCAAGATCCAATACCTGAAGTTTGTGTAACTCTTTGAATGTTCTAGGTATTGATCCatttaaattattaccatttAGATTCAAAGATAGCAAGTTGGTCATGTTTCCAATTTCTAATGGAATATTACCATCAATTCCACATGAATCTGCTCCAAAGGATACTAAAGTTAGGTTTCCAATTGACTTAGGAAGATTGGAATGTATATGATTCCTTGATACATCTAAATACTTCAAATATCTACTATTTGTCAAGGAAGTAAATAATTGAAGAGAATCATGTATTATCAAATCATTGTCATTTATGAGAAACCCTTCAAGGAACCTTAAATTTCCAAAAGCATTGGGTAGAGTTCCACTGAATGAATTGTAACTCACTTGAAATTGAATGAGGTTAGAAGCATTGCATATGTTAATTGGAATATTTCCAACAAAATTGTTTAGACTCAAGTGTAGTTGTTGTAGGCTAGGAAGGGTATATCCCTTATTTGATGGAATAATGCCTGAGAAATAGTTTTGTTCAAGATGCAAGTATGTTAATTTTGACATGTTGAAGAGTTTGGAAGGAATAGAGCCACTAAAGCTATTGTTTGCCAATATTAGAAACTTAAGTTGATCAACATACCCAATCTCCTTCGGTAACGAACCTGAAATTGAATAGAAAGTGTGATTAAGTTTTTTAGTATGGTAGACTAGTGGTAATTCTAAAGTATATAAAGGGTTATATTTCCTCTTTTCATTTTCACTTTAGTTAATAAGTACAGTAGAATATAGGTCTTATATTTTCCTTCTCAATTATTTTACTTACAACTTTTGAGAGaaatttgcattttaaaaaatttaaaaattgtttttgttatttctaAAAATGCACTATTCCTTGTTTGTCTTTCATCTTCACTCTATCGTATTGTTCACAACATGAGTCTTTTATTTCCTTgtgacaatttaaaataaatatacatttttaaaaataaaaacataaaatattttcgaaaagtaaataaaaaataaaaggtaaaCAAATATAGTTAAGTTAAATCACTCTTTTTGCTCTTTGATCTTAATATCTACTTTTGAGTTAGGTATTTATCTTATgggttaatattttttttatcacgaaaaaaaaaaaaagaaacttctTTTAGCCCTCTGCAATTTCGAGAGAATCGAATTTTAGTcttagtaaa contains:
- the LOC101502807 gene encoding uncharacterized protein translates to MMNPFTSLFLFSLSVHCFVACLASNTKNITTDEFSLLAFKSLITLDPFNILSNNWSTSSSLCNWVGVTCDEKHNRVHTLNLKNMGLRGTISPNLGNLSFLVILDLSGNSLQGQIPKEIFLLRRLKVLDISYNEFVGEIPTELGDLTELQNLYLGINNFSGLIPQSIHKLSKLEQFDCAINLFQGSIPLVIGQLSRLEVLDLSYNMLSGHIPQSITNLTSLQEMYLSSNYFSGEIPKGILGDLSQLRTMELDNNQLSGNISSILKFNNSLLQDFNLGYNNLSGNLPSNICQGLPNLRYLNLYYNELSGDMPTIWHQCEVLDELELSYNSFNKGPMPLGIRNMTKLRYLHLCGNNLEGNIPSLYNMTSLRVVRFDENYLNGSLPNDFFNQLPKLENFTLYSNQFQGSIPQSIGNCSSLIFLGLAGNFFTGSLPKEIGYVDQLKFLILANNSFSGSIPSKLFNMSKLTYLHLEQNYFSGIIPSNKGYTLPSLQQLHLSLNNFVGNIPINICNASNLIQFQVSYNSFSGTLPNAFGNLRFLEGFLINDNDLIIHDSLQLFTSLTNSRYLKYLDVSRNHIHSNLPKSIGNLTLVSFGADSCGIDGNIPLEIGNMTNLLSLNLNGNNLNGSIPRTFKELHKLQVLDLGYNGLQGSFIEELCEIESLSELNLENNKLSGVLPKCMVKMTSLRKLHIGSNSLNSRIPSSLWSLKDILEVNFSSNNFIGNLPLEIGNLRAIVLLDLSRNYFSSNIPTTISFLKTLQTLSLAHNKLYGSIPTSFDDMASLISLDLSQNLLTGVIPKSLASLRYLQYINFSYNSLQGEIPDGGQFKTFTAQSFMNNEALCGDPRLHVPPCVKQVKKRSTTKKLLIKILLPLIVFVSTILVVGCIILVKHKRKKVENNVERGLSTLGAPRRISYYELVKATNGLNESNLLGRGSFGSVYQGKLPDGQMIAVKVIDLHSEAKSRSFDAECNAMRNLRHRNLVKIISSCSNLDFKALVMEFMSNGSVDKWLYSDNYCLNFLQRLNIMIDVAYALEYLHHGSSVQVVHCDLKPTNVLLDENMVAHVSDFGIAKLLDEGQSKTHTQTLATLGYLAPEYGSKGIVSMKGDVYSYGIMLMEIFTRRKPTDDMFVGELSLKTWISESLPNSIMEVVDSNLVQQNGEQVDDILTYMSSIFGLALNCCQYSPEARINMTDVISSLTKIKTLVLGASEV